GGCGTGCAGTAAAGGCTTAAGACCTCTTTTCCATTCACCAATATCCTTAGCCTTTTCTCAACTGCAATTGTGTCTATGACTTCTTTTGATGTGCTGTTAATGATTCTAAGAAGTGTCTTTTTAACTGTCTTGTCCACAATGAATTATAATCCTTTATGAAGTTCGTGGTCAAAAGAGATATTTTGCTTTTTTTAATCTCATCGATAGAACCATTTCTTTACATCTGCTTTAGTTTATAGGGGAGGGGGGTGCCTCATAACCCATTGATTTTAAATGATTCCTGCTTCCATTTTAGTTCCGTTTAGTTCCGTTTTGGTTCACTTTTATGCATTTTATTTGCACTTCTCCACCCTCTGTCTCCTCTTTCGTCGCCCTGAGCCTGTCGCCCTGAGCTTGTCGAAGGGCATCTCCTCTAAACCCTGTGTTTGAAGCACTGAGGGCTCAAAGAAAGATTAAGGCAATATATATCCACGCAGGAAGACATAAGGATGTGGAAAGACTCAGGAATGAGGCTGAGATAAGAGGGATCCCTGTCAAGCTGATGAACCGTGCTTTTTTCGATAGCAGGTTTCCAAAAGGCAATCAGGGTGTAGCAGTAGAGGTATCAGAGAGAGGCTATGTAGGGTTTGATGAGCTCATGGATGTCCCTATAGAAAAAAACGAAAAAGCTTTTTTCCTTATACTCGATGGCATCGAAGACCCGCGAAACCTTGGGGCAATACTCAGGTCCTCCGAGGCATCGGGAGTTCATGGAGTTATAATCGAAAAGCATAGGTCAGCAAGCCTTAGTCCCGAGACTGTTAAGGCATCTGCAGGTGCCTCTGAATATGTAGCAGTCTCGATGGTATCGAATATCAAAAATGCAATCGAGGAGATGAAAAAACAGGGCATCTTCGTTTTAGGAGCAGAAGGAGGCTCAAATCTTACTCCATATGACATAGACCTCACTGTGCCCCTCTGTCTTGTAATAGGCTCTGAAGCAAGAGGGCTCAGAATGACTGTTAAAGCCCGATGCGATAAGATAGTTAGCCTTCCAATGAGAGGAAAAATCGATTCCCTTAATGTCTCGGTGGCTGGAGGCATACTTTTGTATGAGATTTTAAGGCAGAGACTTAGAAAAACTTAGATTTTTGAAGAAAATGGCTAAAAATTTAAGTTATTCTTGAAATTTCCCTATTGACCATTGTATAATTTATAAATTATCCTAATAGGTTAGAGCTTTGAAAGGAGTGGTGTTGCCTTTTTTAGCCACCGTAGCTCAGCAGGCAGAGCAGCTGATTTGTAATCAGCGGGTCGGGGGTTCGATTCCCTTCGGTGGCTTCTATTCGGGATAAATGTCAAGTTGAGGAGGGTTTTAAAATAGTAGAAAACTATGAGGTTAATATCGGTATTGTCTCTTTTTGTGTGGAAGGAGAGGTTCCCGAGTGGCTAAAGGGGACGGGCTGTAAACCCGTTGGCTATGCCTACGGAGGTTCAAATCCTCCCCTCTCCACTTTGGGATTTGAAATTTTATGGTGCGGGAGTAGCTCAGTGGTAGAGCGTCAGCCTTCCAAGCTGAGGGTCGCG
This genomic interval from Nitrospirota bacterium contains the following:
- the rlmB gene encoding 23S rRNA (guanosine(2251)-2'-O)-methyltransferase RlmB, with protein sequence MFEALRAQRKIKAIYIHAGRHKDVERLRNEAEIRGIPVKLMNRAFFDSRFPKGNQGVAVEVSERGYVGFDELMDVPIEKNEKAFFLILDGIEDPRNLGAILRSSEASGVHGVIIEKHRSASLSPETVKASAGASEYVAVSMVSNIKNAIEEMKKQGIFVLGAEGGSNLTPYDIDLTVPLCLVIGSEARGLRMTVKARCDKIVSLPMRGKIDSLNVSVAGGILLYEILRQRLRKT